From the genome of Geoglobus ahangari, one region includes:
- a CDS encoding MFS transporter, with product MKKTVVLSATLLPLMISSGMVYSVLPIYISEELGASRTEVGGIFTLGATVGLITAYVLGKIADRLGRKPLILLAQCGFAFVMLSYSLISDKSYAYFIQVFEGLSWTMLGVSAPALIADITEKGERGEAMGIYSTSWSMGWVLGPITGGLLSDLYGFRFMLRASFIMLVFGLIASYLVLRRIEE from the coding sequence CTACCCCTGATGATCTCCAGCGGAATGGTGTACTCTGTTCTGCCCATATACATCTCAGAGGAGCTGGGGGCGAGCAGGACTGAGGTCGGCGGTATATTCACGCTCGGGGCGACGGTTGGCCTGATAACTGCCTACGTTCTCGGGAAGATCGCCGACAGGCTTGGCAGGAAGCCGCTAATTCTCCTCGCCCAGTGCGGATTCGCCTTTGTCATGCTCTCCTACTCCCTAATAAGCGACAAGAGCTACGCCTACTTCATTCAGGTCTTCGAGGGTCTGTCGTGGACGATGCTCGGCGTCTCAGCTCCGGCGTTAATAGCCGACATAACCGAGAAGGGTGAGAGAGGAGAGGCGATGGGGATCTACTCCACAAGCTGGAGCATGGGGTGGGTTCTCGGCCCCATAACAGGTGGACTGCTCTCAGACCTCTACGGCTTCAGGTTCATGCTCAGAGCCTCGTTCATCATGCTCGTTTTCGGCCTTATTGCGAGCTACCTCGTTCTGAGGAGGATTGAAGAATGA